tttcactccctcctctctacattttcctcttctgtctctgctgctaaagccactttctaccactctaaattccaagcatctgcctctaaccctaggaagctctttgccaccttctcctccctcctgaatcctcctccccctcccccccctcctccctctctgcggaagatttcgtcaaccattttgaaaagaaggttgacgacatccgatcctcgtttgctaagtcaaactacaccgctggtcctgctcacactgccctaccttgtgctttgacctctttctcccctctctctccagatgaaatctcgcgtcttgtgacggccggccgcccaacaacctgcccgcttgaccctatcccctcctctcttctccagaccatttccggagaccttctcccttacctcacctcgctcatcaactcatccttgaccgctggctacgtcccttccgtcttcaagagagcgagagttgcaccccttctgaaaaaacctacgctcgatccctccgaagtcaacaactacagaccagtatcccttctttcttttctctccaaaactcttgaacgtgccgtccttggccagctctcctgctatctctctcagaatgaccttctcgatccaaatcagtcaggtttcaaggctggtcattcaaccgagactgctcttctctgtgtcacggaggctctccgcactgctaaagctaactctctctcatcctcctagacctatctgctgcctttgatacggtgaaccatcagatcctcctctccaccctctccgagttgggcatctccggcgcggcccacgtttggattgcgtcctacctgacaggtcgctcctaccaggtggcgtggcgagaatctgtctccgcacgacgtgctctcaccactggtgtcccccagggctctgttctaggccctctcctattctcgctatacaccaaggctctgtcatatcctcacatggtctctcctatcattgctatgcagacgacacacaattaatcttctcctttcccccttctgataaccaggtggcgaatcgcatctctgcatgtctggcagacatatcagtgtggatgacggatcaccacctcaagctgaacctcggcaagacgaagctgctcttcctcccggggaaggactgcccgttccatgatctcgccatcacggttgacaactccattgtgtcctcctcccagagtgctaagaaccttggcgtaaccctggacaacaccctgtcgttctctactaacatcaaggcggtgacccaatcctgtaggttcatgctctacaacattcgcagagtacgaccctgcctcacacaggaagcggcgcaggtcctaatccaggcacttgtcatctcccgtctggattactgcaactcgctgttggctgggctccctgcctgtgccattaaaccctacaactcatccagaacgccgcagcccgtctggtgttcaaccttcccaagttctctcacgtcaccccgctcctccggtctctccactggcttcctgttgaagctcgcatccgctacaagaccatggtgcttgcctacggagctgtgaggggaacggcacctccgtaccttcaggctctgatcaggccctacacccaaacaagggcactgcgttcatccacctctggcctgctcgcctccctacatctgaggaagcacagttcccgctcagcccagtcaaaactgttcgctgctctggcaccccaatggtggaacaagctccctcacgacgccaggacagcggagtcaatcaccaccttccggagacacctgaaaccccacctctttaaggaatacctaggattgtataaagtaatccttctaacccccccccccccttaaaagatttagatgcactattgtaaagtggttgttccactggatatcataaggtgaatccaccaatttgtaagtcgctctggataagagtgtctgctaaatgacttaaatgtaatgtaaatgtaatgtaaatgtttcatTGCTCACCATTGTAGTAGTAGCCTTTGATATTCTTGGGGCTTTCATCCAGTCGGTAGTCGTTGAGTTTCTTCTGAGTGAGCTGGTGCCAGAAGCCTGCCTCTAAGGCACTGGAGAAAGGAGCAAACTGCAGCTTTTGATCTGCGCTGTCTTTGTCTACGGGCACAGAAGCCATCTCTATCACCGCTCCTGTTCCTTGATGCTCAGATACAATCTATATAAAAGACATGAGGGGGGGGGACGAGAGATGATTGGAGAAAATAAGAGGAAAAGGGTTgaaaagagagaagaaaagaaagCAGAGAGAAGTAAAATTGTTCATGACAGGAAGTAATTTAAGGAACTGATATAGCTACTTTAGCACGTTGATTAACAACTGGACTCCATAAGGGTCATCTCCTACAAAAGTTTTCCAACTATTCTTTCCTGGAGATGTTGGAGTGTATAGCTAGTTAAACATGTTAATAATGTATTGATGTGTGACTCTGGGTGTGCTGGCAGAGTGACAGATGGAGCTCTTCAGTAGTGTTGTTAGGGAGTTgtccctagctagctaactgtcatGTGGCAACACTATTCAATTCACACCTTATACCtctattctacacacacacacacacacacacacacacacacacacacacacacacacacacacacacacacacacacacacacacacacacgagatctGGCAGCTTGTATACTCAGCTGCCTGGGAGATATGAATTATCTGATTGTATTATATCTTCTGTTTCAATAACACGATTACAGCAGCCAGCTGTGGCTTCCTGCATGGCTAGTCTACAtgacaacagctagctagctaactacagtaCTAGAGTATTCATGCTGTTCCCACCTTCCACGGTGGAGTCGATTACAAGGCTCCTGTCATGCACATAACACCAAACACGACGAGTTTAACTGAGCCAAAGGATATGTCACTTAGCTACATAGAACTGTTGAGCACTGAGAGAAGTGCGTTTACATTTAATTTGTTTTTACCCGTGATAAACTTACCCAAATACACCTCGCTTCCTTATTCAGATCATGTGATCAACTGTTTTGTCGTTGCCGCAATGCACTATGGGTACGCGCACAATGTTGTTGCTAGGTAGCCGTTAGCTAATTAGCTACAGTTGCTACATTTGTCTCTTTCTGTTGATTGTTATGTAACtaattacatttattttactgGCTACAACTTGTCAGTTTGGGTTGTTTTGTGCTGGGGGACAAAATCGCCAATGCCGACTTGGTAAATCTAACGTTAGCGAACTTAGCTAGCTGTCTGTGCTAAATAGCTAGCAAACCGGTAAGAATAAATTCCAGATGTAAGTTATGGCGCATGTACCATAGAGTAAAAAACGAAAAACCAAAACATGAACATGAAACCGCAGACAATGAGACAAGAAAAAACGGACAGAAACTTGTACGCTCCACTCCTCATCTCGACGTTACTAATTTTCTGCCCGGATGAGCCAATAAAACtatcaatgtttttttgttgttgctagttAGCAATAAGCTAACAACCCAGCTATCTAACTaattaatgaacaaaaaaaagCACCAGGAAGTAAGCTGACGGATAGTCCTTAAAACAGGCCAAAAAGAGGGGACATAGTCGCATGTGTCTTCTGTAGAAAAGCATACTCTAGAAGTCATGTCAAATGAGGATTTTCGTGTTGAGCCACATTCCATGCACTCAACTTCATTGGTTATTTAATTGGTTGAGTTAAACCAACCAGCTAGGCTGGTACTGCTCAGGCAGTTTTTCCATGCAGCACCAACCCAACTTTCCACAGCCCACTTTAGCTTCTAATCATTTCCCAATTATCCTAATCAATAAAGTATTCACTTCACTGTAACATGTAAAGATAAACTAGCTATATTCCATTGGGTCCATCTACAATGTAGATGCATGAGTATTTCTGTGTCCAATTTCATGCCACCACTTATGTGCATAGAAGTTAGATGGACAAGGGCCAATGGACATCAGTAGGGGCCCCTGGCCTGTCTCTAGCTTATTGTCTCTAACCCTTGTTTACAGTTCTGAACAGCAGATGggtataaacagtgtagtagtgtagctTCCACCAAATAGCCAACACCTTACAGATCAGCTCACCGTGAAGGGTTAGGGAGTGAATTGGGACAGTTTGTGAGTCATGTGTTTTGGTTCCACTGGAGAGGAATAGCTGATTCCAATACACTAGAAAATCGTTGTAAATGTCTGAATGTCTGTCAGTATAGCCTTCAGAGGTAATTCTCTGTAGTCCAGCTATTCACATATTTAGCCATCAGTCTTTTTAATCCCCAATAATGTATTTACCCAGATTATTAAGGCAAAAGTGAAAATAACTATAATTATGGTGGCTTGCATGACCTCAACTCAGGATGTGGCCaacacattatttacagatattgACATTTTGTCTACATAGAGAGTGAGCTATGAGTAAATGTATTTAGTAAATGTTaaaagcttcttttttttttatatagtagAATGTAAACATATCGTGTTGCCTTGTTTACCACAGTGTGAGCTCTGAGTTACAGCAGTAAGGTTTAGTCTACACTAGCGCCCCCTCAAATCAAGGCAAACCACTGAAATACTTTGAGATGTCTTTTTGTATAAATATTTTTGGTAATGGAAGTACAGTATAACAGTTTGCTACTCATCCATTACAAACCACACCAGTTCAGACTCTTTTATTGGAAATTACAGACACGACTgactaaaataaatgtaaaaagtcAGACAAGACTCCTTGAAGACTGGAATGCATGGTTGGTTGCGGTTTGAGATAAGACACATTTCCATTTTCACCCAAAAAATTGACAATTAAGGTTTGAACTTTAATCAGATTGTATTGAAAGGGTCTTTTTTATTGGAAATTACAGACACGACTgactaaaataaatgtaaaaagtcAGACAAGACTCCTTGAAGACTGGAATGCATGGTTGGTTGCGGTTTGAGATAAGACACatttccattttcacaaaaaaaattgACAATTAAGGTTTGAACTTGAACCAGATTGTATTGAAAGCGTCTCTGTGCCTTCTTCTGCAGAGTTATTGAAATTAATAATCAATAAATACAGAATTGCAATGCTTTCTGTTATTTCACAATAACACGTGGCACTTATTGTTGAGTGAGAAGGATGATGTTATGGTTTGGGTTTGATACAGAAATATTTAGGCCTACAATAAATAAGCATTATATTTACAAAACTATACAAAGTTAAGGTACCAAATTGAAGTTACTCAAAACATGCAAGCACACCTAAGTTAAAGCAGCATCAAAAACATAACTGAAAGGGCTACCTGCCAATCAAGACACTGTTCAGAAAACATTTCATCACAAATGAATGTGTAAAATCTTTTTGAACACCCTTTTGAAATTCTCATTGCAGAGGGGGTATATGATTGGGTTCAAAGTAGAGTTTATATACCCGAGCCATATCGTGAACATATGTAGGTCGTGATGTACACAGGTTTGGCAGAAAGCCATGACCATAAAGACTATGAAGTAGGGGATCCAGCACGTCATGAACCCAGCTATAATACAGCCCAGCTGCTTGGCCGCTTTGTGCTCCTTATGGACCTGAAGGCTCTGGATACgctgcctggactgggcacagAACTTCTGCCAGGTCTGCTTAAGAGTCACAGCGTTGGCTACAGCGTCCGGGTTAGCACCATCATCAGGCTCTGAGTCTTCCTGGGGCCATGGTGACGGGGGTGAATTCAGAGACTGGGTGAAATCGTTGTACAACATGGTGGTGTACCTCTGCACGTCAGCTTTCTGGGTTATCTCGCAGACGTCAGCCACAGAGTTTAGCGGCACGGCTATGTCGCTCACGGATACGTACAGTTCCTGCGCGTTGTTGTCGTCGGAGTGTGTGAAGCTGAGAGGTAGTGTTGACAGGTTCAAAGGGGTCTCTGAGTCTGAATCCTTCCCCTGAAAAGACAAAGAGCTGCTCTTTCTTTTGCCCTTTACAGTCGTCCTGAGATGTTTTGTCATTCTGAGCAGTGAATGACTGGAGTGAGAGTCTTTCCCAGACTTGGGTTCCCTGGATGCGTTGGTTTCAGTTGTATCTGTTGAGTTGTACAGCTGGTCTAAAGTGTACTGATCAAAGTCACAGTCGTTTCCCTTCTTTTCCTTGTTAGAAGACTCGCAGGGTCCATTTCCTGTTTGGGCTTTGTGTTCTATACGGTTTCCCGCCACAGAATCTGTAGGATTGATaatcttttccctctctctgatGTGCTTCCTCACAGCCATGTAGATGCGTGAGTAGAAACACAGCATCAACAGAGATGGAAGGTGGAAGTTAAACACTGAAGTTAAAACCTTAAACCACGTAACAAACCGGAAATCAGTGTCACACTTATTCTCCATTTCCGGCTTAAGATCGACAGTAGCAAACGATCTCCACCCTAGAATAGGAATAATCCACATCGTAGACAACAGCCAGGCCCCTGAGATCATAACGCTAGCTCTCCTTCTGGTCCGGTACTTCAGGTACCTCAGCGGCTCGTGAACGGACCGATACCGATCCAGACAAAGTACAAACAGACTAAAGATGGAGGCTGTGCTGGCTACATAATCCATGATGAGCCAGAACTGACAGACGACTCTCCCCAGCCTCCACTCATCCTCCAGCAGATAGACCAGGTTGAGGGGCATCACGGTTGCCCCGACGATGAGATCCGCCACGGAGAGGCTGACGATGTAGAGGTTGCCCACCGTGTGGAGGGTGCGCTCCTTCTTCACAGCGTAAAGTACCAGGATGTTCATGACGACGGTGAACAACGACAGGAAGCCCAGGAAGACACCTAGAGTAGATAggatagattttttatttttttatttttttatttcacctttatttaacca
The sequence above is drawn from the Salmo salar chromosome ssa22, Ssal_v3.1, whole genome shotgun sequence genome and encodes:
- the hrh1 gene encoding histamine H1 receptor, yielding MMDSIQSAPDVFTTDSTLSEPRYHETQQSPSNSTIPVEHHNSFHNALLGVFLGFLSLFTVVMNILVLYAVKKERTLHTVGNLYIVSLSVADLIVGATVMPLNLVYLLEDEWRLGRVVCQFWLIMDYVASTASIFSLFVLCLDRYRSVHEPLRYLKYRTRRRASVMISGAWLLSTMWIIPILGWRSFATVDLKPEMENKCDTDFRFVTWFKVLTSVFNFHLPSLLMLCFYSRIYMAVRKHIREREKIINPTDSVAGNRIEHKAQTGNGPCESSNKEKKGNDCDFDQYTLDQLYNSTDTTETNASREPKSGKDSHSSHSLLRMTKHLRTTVKGKRKSSSLSFQGKDSDSETPLNLSTLPLSFTHSDDNNAQELYVSVSDIAVPLNSVADVCEITQKADVQRYTTMLYNDFTQSLNSPPSPWPQEDSEPDDGANPDAVANAVTLKQTWQKFCAQSRQRIQSLQVHKEHKAAKQLGCIIAGFMTCWIPYFIVFMVMAFCQTCVHHDLHMFTIWLGYINSTLNPIIYPLCNENFKRVFKKILHIHL